From Streptomyces zhihengii, the proteins below share one genomic window:
- the mraY gene encoding phospho-N-acetylmuramoyl-pentapeptide-transferase → MRQILFAGAIGLFLTLIGTPLLIKLLARKGYGQFIRDDGPRTHGSKKGTPTMGGISFILATLIAYALAKVITGEDPTFSGVLVLFLMAGMGLVGFLDDYIKIVKQRSLGLRAKAKMAGQLIVGIAFAVLSLQFADKRGNTPASTKLSFITDFGWSIGPVLFVIWALFMILAMSNGVNLTDGLDGLATGASVMVFGAYTFIGLWQFQESCANAMTLTNPNACFEVRDPLDLAVVASALMGACFGFLWWNTSPAKIFMGDTGSLALGGALAGLAICSRTEFLLALLGGLFVLITMSVVIQVGSFRMTGKRVFRMAPLQHHFELKGWSEVLVVVRFWIIQGMCVIVGLGLFYAGWAADK, encoded by the coding sequence ATGAGGCAGATCCTGTTCGCGGGAGCCATCGGTCTGTTCCTGACCCTGATCGGGACCCCGCTGCTGATCAAGCTGCTGGCCCGCAAGGGATACGGCCAGTTCATCCGCGACGACGGCCCGCGTACGCACGGCAGCAAGAAGGGGACGCCCACCATGGGCGGCATCTCCTTCATCCTCGCCACGCTCATCGCGTACGCCCTCGCCAAGGTGATCACGGGTGAGGACCCGACGTTCTCGGGCGTCCTGGTCCTCTTCCTGATGGCCGGCATGGGCCTCGTCGGCTTCCTCGACGACTACATCAAGATCGTCAAGCAGCGGTCGCTCGGCCTGCGGGCCAAGGCGAAGATGGCGGGACAGCTCATCGTCGGCATCGCCTTCGCGGTGCTGTCCCTCCAGTTCGCCGACAAGCGCGGCAACACCCCGGCCTCCACCAAGCTGTCGTTCATCACGGACTTCGGCTGGTCCATCGGCCCGGTGCTGTTCGTCATCTGGGCGCTGTTCATGATTCTCGCCATGTCCAACGGCGTGAACCTGACGGACGGCCTCGACGGTCTCGCCACCGGCGCCTCGGTGATGGTCTTCGGCGCCTACACCTTCATCGGGCTGTGGCAGTTCCAGGAGTCCTGCGCCAACGCGATGACCCTGACCAATCCCAACGCCTGTTTCGAGGTGAGGGATCCACTCGACCTCGCGGTCGTCGCCTCCGCCCTGATGGGCGCCTGCTTCGGCTTCCTGTGGTGGAACACCTCGCCCGCCAAGATCTTCATGGGCGACACCGGTTCGCTGGCGCTCGGCGGCGCGCTCGCGGGTCTCGCGATCTGCTCGCGCACCGAGTTCCTGCTCGCGCTGCTCGGCGGACTGTTCGTCCTCATCACCATGTCCGTGGTGATCCAGGTCGGTTCCTTCCGGATGACCGGCAAGCGTGTCTTCAGGATGGCGCCGCTCCAGCACCACTTCGAACTCAAGGGGTGGTCCGAAGTCCTTGTGGTGGTCCGCTTCTGGATCATCCAGGGCATGTGCGTCATCGTGGGTCTGGGCCTCTTCTACGCGGGATGGGCAGCCGACAAGTGA
- a CDS encoding DUF58 domain-containing protein: MSAGRPSAPAGPEGDDKGGVRAALSGLTTRGRSFLAAGVAAAACAYALGQSDLLRVGLLLAVLPLICVTVLYRTRYRVAASRRLSPGRVPAGAEARVHLRMDNISRMPTGLLMLQDHVPYVLGPRPRFVLDRVEAGGRREVSYRVRSDLRGRYPLGPLQLRLSDPFGMCELTRSFSAFDLLTVIPRTEPLPPVRLAGEASGYGDGLRRSLALAGDDDIIPRAYRYGDDLRRVHWRSTARHGELMVRREEQPQRAGCTVLLDTRRAGYEGGGPDSAFEWAVSGAASALVHLLERGFSVRLLTDTGTSVPGEGADGFTGSPQDSADSAGLMLDTLAVVEHSDGAGLSRAHDALRGGGEGLLVAFLGDLDESQAALAARMRQRTGAAVAFLMDWDAPRTDSGAGTGAVSAGVEKRLRQLREAGWTALPVRPGAALGDLWQQAGQERSRMSDGSGGYTGGWS, translated from the coding sequence ATGTCCGCCGGACGGCCCAGCGCACCCGCCGGTCCGGAGGGCGACGACAAGGGCGGGGTGCGGGCGGCGCTGTCCGGGCTCACCACCCGCGGACGCTCCTTCCTCGCCGCCGGGGTGGCCGCCGCGGCCTGCGCCTACGCCCTCGGGCAGAGCGATCTGCTGCGGGTCGGGCTGCTGCTGGCGGTACTCCCGCTGATCTGCGTCACGGTGCTCTACCGCACCCGCTACCGGGTCGCCGCCAGCCGGCGGCTGTCCCCGGGGCGGGTGCCCGCGGGCGCCGAGGCGCGGGTCCATCTGCGGATGGACAACATCTCGCGGATGCCCACCGGCCTGCTGATGCTCCAGGACCACGTGCCCTACGTGCTGGGCCCGCGGCCCCGGTTCGTGCTGGACCGGGTCGAGGCGGGCGGCCGGCGCGAGGTCTCCTACCGGGTCCGCTCGGACCTGCGCGGGCGCTACCCGCTGGGCCCGCTCCAGCTCCGGCTGAGCGACCCCTTCGGCATGTGCGAACTGACCCGCTCCTTCAGCGCCTTCGACCTGCTCACCGTCATCCCTCGGACGGAGCCGCTGCCGCCCGTGCGGCTGGCGGGCGAGGCCTCGGGCTACGGCGACGGCCTGCGGCGCTCCCTGGCGCTCGCCGGGGACGACGACATCATTCCGCGCGCCTACCGGTACGGCGACGACCTGCGCCGGGTGCACTGGCGCTCGACCGCCCGCCACGGCGAGCTCATGGTCCGCCGGGAGGAGCAGCCGCAGCGGGCCGGCTGCACGGTCCTGCTGGACACCCGGCGGGCGGGCTACGAGGGCGGCGGCCCCGACTCCGCGTTCGAGTGGGCGGTGTCCGGCGCGGCGTCCGCGCTGGTGCACCTGCTGGAGCGCGGTTTCTCGGTGCGGCTGCTGACCGACACCGGGACGTCCGTGCCCGGCGAGGGGGCCGACGGATTCACCGGCTCCCCCCAGGACTCCGCCGACTCCGCGGGCCTGATGCTCGACACCCTGGCGGTCGTCGAACACTCCGACGGCGCGGGCCTGTCCAGGGCCCACGACGCGCTGCGCGGCGGCGGCGAGGGACTGCTGGTCGCCTTCCTCGGCGACCTGGACGAGAGCCAGGCGGCACTGGCGGCCCGGATGCGGCAGCGCACCGGGGCCGCGGTCGCCTTCCTGATGGACTGGGACGCTCCGCGCACGGATTCCGGAGCGGGCACCGGGGCGGTGTCCGCGGGGGTCGAGAAGCGGCTGCGGCAACTGCGCGAGGCCGGCTGGACGGCCCTGCCCGTGCGGCCCGGCGCGGCGCTCGGTGACCTGTGGCAGCAGGCGGGCCAGGAACGCAGCCGGATGTCCGACGGATCCGGCGGGTACACAGGGGGTTGGTCATGA
- a CDS encoding FtsB family cell division protein, with product MSTAARELRGRAARLARLMPSGPSSAARTPFVLLVVLLLSGGLITLLLLNSSLSQGSFRLSELKKRTTELTDQEQALQRDVDGRSAPDALERRARELGMVPGGSPAFLGPDGAVRGVPGRVTAQPDPTPQAGPSPTAGPTATPGTAATPSATAPGATPSGPSPTPTTTGR from the coding sequence GTGAGCACAGCGGCCAGGGAGCTGAGAGGGCGGGCCGCGCGACTGGCCCGGCTGATGCCGTCCGGGCCCAGCAGCGCCGCCCGGACCCCGTTCGTCCTGCTGGTCGTGCTGCTGCTGTCGGGCGGCCTGATCACCCTGCTGCTGCTCAACTCCTCGCTCAGCCAGGGCTCCTTCCGGCTCAGCGAGCTCAAGAAGCGGACCACCGAGCTGACCGACCAGGAACAGGCACTCCAGCGCGACGTCGACGGCCGCTCGGCCCCCGACGCGCTGGAGCGCCGGGCCAGGGAACTCGGCATGGTCCCCGGCGGCAGCCCCGCGTTCCTCGGCCCCGACGGCGCGGTCCGCGGCGTCCCCGGCCGGGTCACCGCCCAGCCGGATCCCACACCGCAGGCTGGCCCCTCGCCCACCGCGGGGCCCACCGCCACGCCCGGCACCGCGGCCACGCCCTCCGCGACCGCGCCGGGCGCCACGCCCTCCGGGCCGTCCCCGACGCCCACGACCACCGGCAGGTGA
- a CDS encoding AAA family ATPase, with product MTTYDDRASLTDLTSTAERVRRSVESVIEGKPEVVRLSLTVLLAEGHLLIEDVPGVGKTMLAKALARSIDCSVRRIQFTPDLLPSDITGVSIFDQQRREFEFKPGAVFAQIVIGDEINRASPKTQSALLESMEERQVTIDGHSYELPDPFMVVATQNPVEMEGTYPLPEAQRDRFMARVSIGYPSASAELQMLDVHGAVNPLDDLQPVAHAHDIVKLIETVRGVHVAESVRKYAVDLVSATRTHPDLRLGASPRATLHLLRAAKASAALSGREYALPDDVQALAAQVLAHRLLPTAQAQLNRLTAEQVVQDIVQRTPVPTTGSADGAYVPGRPGQQPLYGQQPGARRL from the coding sequence GTGACGACCTATGACGATCGAGCGAGCCTCACTGATCTGACATCGACGGCGGAGCGGGTGCGCCGGTCGGTGGAGAGTGTGATCGAGGGCAAGCCTGAGGTCGTACGGCTTTCTCTGACCGTGCTGCTCGCCGAGGGACATCTTCTGATCGAGGATGTCCCCGGCGTCGGCAAGACCATGCTGGCCAAGGCGCTGGCCCGTTCCATCGACTGCTCGGTGCGGCGTATCCAGTTCACGCCCGACCTGCTGCCGTCCGACATCACCGGTGTGTCGATCTTCGACCAGCAGCGGCGGGAGTTCGAGTTCAAGCCCGGTGCCGTCTTCGCGCAGATCGTGATCGGCGACGAGATCAACCGCGCCTCGCCGAAGACCCAGTCCGCGCTGCTGGAGTCGATGGAGGAGCGCCAGGTCACCATCGACGGCCACAGCTACGAGCTGCCCGACCCGTTCATGGTCGTGGCCACCCAGAACCCGGTCGAGATGGAGGGCACGTACCCGCTGCCCGAGGCCCAGCGCGACCGATTCATGGCCCGGGTGTCGATCGGGTACCCGAGCGCGAGCGCCGAGCTCCAGATGCTCGACGTGCACGGCGCGGTCAACCCGCTCGACGACCTCCAGCCCGTCGCCCACGCGCACGACATCGTCAAGCTGATCGAGACGGTGCGCGGCGTGCATGTCGCCGAGTCCGTACGGAAGTACGCGGTGGACCTGGTCTCCGCCACCCGTACCCACCCGGACCTCAGACTGGGCGCCTCCCCGCGGGCCACCCTGCACCTGCTGCGCGCCGCCAAGGCGTCCGCGGCCCTCAGCGGCCGCGAGTACGCCCTGCCCGACGACGTCCAGGCGCTCGCCGCGCAGGTGCTGGCCCACCGGCTGCTCCCCACCGCCCAGGCCCAGCTCAACCGGCTCACCGCCGAGCAGGTCGTGCAGGACATCGTGCAGCGCACCCCGGTGCCCACGACCGGCAGCGCCGACGGCGCGTACGTCCCGGGCCGTCCGGGACAGCAGCCGCTCTACGGCCAGCAGCCCGGCGCCCGGCGGCTGTGA
- a CDS encoding UDP-N-acetylmuramoyl-L-alanyl-D-glutamate--2,6-diaminopimelate ligase, translated as MTTITPDPGNRPGPRTSFSPGPPAPGTLTAVPHADQPSPPQPAADRPGAPRPDRPRPTDLGELAARLDVPAPAGAPVTGITHDSRAVRPGDVYAALPGARFHGADFAAQAADLGAAAILTDPSGSERAAATGLPVLVVDDPRGRMGELAAEIYGRPGADLLQIGITGTSGKTTTAYLVEGGLRAAGRATGLIGTVEMRVGDDRIKSERTTPEATDLQALFAVMRERGVDSVAMEVSSHALVLGRVDGCVFDVAVFNNLSPEHMEFHSGMEDYFQAKAQLFTPQRSREGVVNLDDEYGRRLVGEATVPVTTFSAEGHPDADWRAEGVEVTAIGSTFTVVGPKGERLRAAAPLPGPFNVANTLAAIATLAVAGIDPQTAADGVAAVPGVPGRLERVDAGQPYLAVVDYAHKTDAVESVLRSLRKVTEGRLHIVLGCGGDRDVTKRRPMGAAAARLADTAVLTSDNPRSEDPLAILATMLAGAAEVPAYERGDVLVFEERAAAIAAAVARAGAGDTVLVAGKGHEQGQDIAGVVRPFDDRQVLRAAIEDSAAHRDASPDRPAGNENSQG; from the coding sequence GTGACAACGATCACCCCTGATCCCGGGAACCGCCCCGGGCCCCGCACCTCCTTTTCCCCCGGGCCGCCCGCGCCCGGTACGCTCACCGCCGTGCCACACGCTGATCAGCCCTCACCGCCCCAGCCCGCAGCCGACCGCCCGGGAGCACCCCGCCCGGACCGGCCCCGCCCCACGGACCTCGGGGAGCTGGCGGCCCGGCTGGACGTGCCGGCCCCGGCCGGGGCCCCCGTCACGGGCATCACCCACGACTCCCGGGCGGTACGGCCCGGCGACGTGTACGCGGCCCTGCCCGGCGCCCGCTTCCACGGCGCCGACTTCGCGGCCCAGGCCGCCGACCTCGGCGCCGCCGCGATCCTCACCGACCCGTCCGGCTCCGAACGCGCCGCCGCCACGGGCCTGCCCGTGCTCGTCGTCGACGACCCGCGCGGCCGGATGGGCGAACTCGCCGCCGAGATCTACGGCCGGCCGGGCGCCGATCTGCTCCAGATCGGCATCACCGGCACCTCGGGCAAGACCACCACGGCCTATCTGGTCGAGGGCGGTCTGCGCGCCGCGGGCCGGGCCACCGGTCTGATCGGCACCGTCGAGATGCGGGTCGGCGACGACCGGATCAAGTCGGAGCGCACCACGCCCGAGGCCACCGACCTCCAGGCGCTGTTCGCCGTGATGCGCGAGCGGGGCGTCGACTCCGTCGCGATGGAGGTCTCCAGCCACGCACTGGTGCTCGGCCGGGTCGACGGCTGCGTCTTCGACGTCGCCGTCTTCAACAACCTCAGCCCGGAGCACATGGAGTTCCACTCCGGCATGGAGGACTACTTCCAGGCCAAGGCGCAGCTCTTCACCCCGCAGCGCAGCCGCGAGGGCGTCGTCAACCTCGACGACGAGTACGGCCGCCGGCTGGTCGGGGAGGCGACCGTACCGGTCACCACCTTCTCCGCCGAGGGCCACCCGGACGCCGACTGGCGTGCCGAGGGGGTCGAAGTCACCGCCATCGGCTCGACGTTCACCGTCGTCGGCCCCAAGGGCGAGCGGCTGCGCGCCGCGGCGCCCCTGCCCGGCCCGTTCAACGTCGCCAACACCCTCGCCGCGATCGCCACCCTCGCCGTGGCCGGGATCGACCCGCAGACCGCCGCCGACGGCGTCGCCGCCGTCCCCGGCGTACCGGGCCGCCTGGAGCGGGTGGACGCCGGACAGCCCTATCTGGCCGTCGTCGACTACGCGCACAAGACGGACGCCGTCGAATCGGTCCTGCGCTCCCTGCGCAAGGTGACCGAGGGCAGGCTGCACATCGTCCTCGGCTGCGGCGGGGACCGGGACGTCACCAAACGCCGGCCGATGGGCGCCGCCGCCGCGCGCCTGGCCGACACCGCCGTCCTGACCTCCGACAACCCCCGCTCCGAGGACCCGCTCGCGATCCTCGCCACCATGCTCGCGGGCGCCGCCGAGGTGCCCGCGTACGAGCGCGGCGACGTCCTGGTCTTCGAGGAGCGCGCCGCCGCCATCGCCGCGGCCGTCGCCCGCGCCGGGGCCGGGGACACCGTCCTCGTCGCCGGCAAGGGCCACGAGCAGGGACAGGACATCGCCGGAGTGGTCCGCCCGTTCGACGACCGCCAGGTGCTGCGCGCGGCGATCGAGGACTCCGCCGCGCACCGGGACGCGTCGCCGGACCGCCCCGCCGGAAACGAGAACAGTCAGGGATGA
- a CDS encoding UDP-N-acetylmuramoyl-tripeptide--D-alanyl-D-alanine ligase — protein sequence MIALSLAEIAEIVGGKTHDIPDPAILVTGSVVIDSRAVEPGSLFAAFSGEKADGHDFAERAVAQGAVAVLAARPVPAPAIVVDDVQAALGRLARAVVERLGTQVVALTGSAGKTSTKDLVAQVLRRKAPTVFTPGSLNNEIGLPLTALTATAETEHLVLEMGARGIGHIRYLTGLTPPRIGLVLNVGTAHIGEFGGREQIAVAKGELVESLPPAEEGGIAVLNADDPLVRAMSTRTRARVVLFGEAADAAVRAENVRLTEHGQPSFTLHTPTGCSDVTMRLYGEHHVSNALAAAAVAHELGMPVDEIASALSEAGSLSRWRMEVTERPDGVTIVNDAYNANPESMRAALRALAAMGEAARAKGGRTWAVLGMMAELGDEALAEHDAVGRLAVRLNVGKLVAVGGREASWLQLGAYNEGSWGEESVHVSDAQAAVDLLRSELRPGDVVLVKASRSVGLEKVAEALLEGEGAVR from the coding sequence GTGATCGCCCTCTCACTCGCCGAGATCGCCGAAATCGTCGGCGGGAAGACGCACGACATACCGGATCCGGCCATTCTCGTCACCGGTTCCGTCGTCATCGACTCCCGTGCCGTCGAGCCCGGAAGCCTCTTCGCCGCCTTCAGCGGCGAGAAGGCGGACGGCCACGACTTCGCCGAACGCGCCGTCGCACAGGGCGCGGTCGCCGTGCTGGCCGCCCGCCCCGTCCCCGCGCCCGCGATCGTCGTCGACGACGTCCAGGCCGCGCTCGGCCGCCTCGCGCGGGCCGTGGTGGAGCGCCTGGGCACCCAGGTCGTCGCGCTGACCGGCTCGGCGGGCAAGACCAGCACCAAGGACCTCGTGGCCCAGGTGCTGCGGCGCAAGGCGCCGACCGTCTTCACCCCGGGCTCGCTCAACAACGAGATCGGGCTGCCGCTCACCGCCCTCACCGCCACGGCCGAGACCGAGCATCTCGTGCTGGAGATGGGGGCGCGCGGAATCGGCCACATCCGGTACCTCACCGGACTGACCCCGCCGCGGATCGGCCTGGTCCTCAACGTGGGCACCGCGCACATCGGCGAGTTCGGCGGACGCGAGCAGATCGCCGTCGCCAAGGGCGAACTGGTCGAGTCCCTGCCCCCGGCCGAGGAGGGCGGCATCGCCGTGCTCAACGCCGACGATCCGCTCGTGCGCGCCATGTCCACCCGTACCCGGGCCCGGGTCGTCCTCTTCGGAGAGGCCGCCGACGCCGCCGTACGTGCCGAGAATGTCCGGCTCACGGAGCACGGACAGCCCTCCTTCACGCTCCACACACCCACCGGGTGCAGTGACGTGACCATGCGGCTGTACGGTGAGCACCACGTGTCGAACGCGCTCGCCGCGGCCGCCGTCGCCCATGAGCTGGGCATGCCCGTGGACGAGATCGCCAGCGCGCTCTCGGAGGCGGGCTCCCTCTCCCGCTGGCGTATGGAGGTCACCGAGCGTCCGGACGGCGTGACGATCGTCAACGACGCCTACAACGCGAACCCCGAGTCCATGCGCGCCGCGCTGCGTGCGCTGGCCGCCATGGGCGAGGCAGCACGGGCCAAGGGGGGCCGTACGTGGGCGGTGCTCGGCATGATGGCCGAGCTCGGGGACGAGGCGCTCGCCGAGCACGACGCGGTCGGACGGCTCGCCGTCCGGCTCAATGTCGGCAAGCTCGTCGCGGTCGGGGGCAGGGAAGCGTCCTGGTTGCAACTGGGCGCATACAACGAGGGTTCGTGGGGTGAGGAGTCGGTGCACGTGTCCGACGCGCAGGCGGCGGTCGACCTGTTGCGCAGTGAGCTGCGCCCGGGTGACGTCGTGCTGGTGAAGGCGTCCAGGTCGGTGGGCCTGGAGAAGGTCGCCGAGGCGCTGCTCGAGGGTGAGGGTGCCGTCCGATGA
- a CDS encoding beta-class carbonic anhydrase translates to MSTSANAPAAAPAPGAATVTDRLVEANGRYAAAFTDPGMDARPVLQVAVVACMDARLDLHAALGLELGDCHTIRNAGGVVTEDVIRSLTISQRALGTRSVILVHHTGCGLESITEDFRNELEEEVGQRPSWAVEAFRDVDQDVRQSMQRVRTSPFLLHTDDIRGFVFDVKSGALREVDPAA, encoded by the coding sequence ATGTCGACTTCTGCGAACGCCCCCGCCGCCGCCCCCGCCCCCGGGGCCGCGACCGTGACCGACCGCCTCGTCGAGGCCAACGGACGCTACGCCGCCGCCTTCACCGACCCGGGCATGGACGCCCGGCCGGTCCTCCAGGTGGCCGTGGTGGCCTGCATGGACGCCCGGCTCGACCTGCACGCGGCCCTCGGCCTGGAGCTGGGCGACTGCCACACCATCCGCAACGCCGGCGGTGTCGTCACCGAGGACGTGATCCGCTCGCTCACCATCAGCCAGCGGGCGCTCGGAACCCGCAGCGTGATCCTGGTGCACCACACGGGCTGCGGCCTGGAGTCGATCACCGAGGACTTCCGCAACGAGCTGGAGGAGGAGGTCGGCCAGCGTCCGTCGTGGGCCGTCGAGGCGTTCCGCGACGTCGACCAGGACGTCCGGCAGTCGATGCAGCGGGTGCGGACCTCGCCGTTCCTGCTGCACACCGACGACATCCGCGGCTTCGTCTTCGACGTGAAGAGCGGCGCGCTGCGCGAGGTCGACCCCGCTGCGTGA
- a CDS encoding peptidoglycan D,D-transpeptidase FtsI family protein → MPPKEPPRRRVPGPARRPAPPSGRPYRRPPSRPASRPAPRVIRLGSPRPRLRLVSLGLTLVMIAFVVRLLQVQAVDAEALAAKADKNRYDSVTLAAERGGITDRSGVALAISVDAHDITADPKMFTPEESKAPDAPEQAAALLAPILGTDAAGITAKLKKPGSRYAVLARRQTPQVWKQIKDLKSVYAEKAAADRRAGGTGANVLAGVFQEPSSKRVYPNGTLAAGILGYVNAEGRGGGGIESLLDTTLAGQDGTVTYVQSGGRRIPTAGSKETPAVPGSDVELTIDRDIQWAAQKAIEDQVATSRADRGYVIVQNTRTGEVLAMANSPGFDPNDLGQADATAMGNAALQDAYEPGSTAKVMSMAAVLEEKKATPGTHVVVPNRLHRGDRLFKDDIDHPTWYLTLNGVLAKSSNIGTILATGQLGKTQQEANRVLHSYLRKFGLGSTSGLGYPGETAGILAPPADWSTSQQYTIPFGQGLSINAMQAASVYSTIANGGVRVEPTLVRGTKGPDGRFTAAPAPEKTRVVSEKTADTLATMLESVVDDREGTGTKARIPGYRVAGKTGTANRVDPELGRYKGYTASFAGFAPADDPEITVYCAIQNPTKGSYFGGQICGPVYQKVMEFALKTLQIAPTGKAPARLPVTFDPGE, encoded by the coding sequence GTGCCCCCCAAGGAACCTCCGCGGCGCCGCGTGCCGGGTCCCGCCCGGCGGCCCGCGCCCCCCTCGGGACGTCCGTACCGGCGCCCGCCCTCCCGCCCGGCCTCCCGGCCCGCGCCGCGCGTGATCCGGCTCGGCAGTCCGCGCCCGCGGCTGCGCCTGGTGAGCCTCGGGCTCACCCTCGTGATGATCGCGTTCGTGGTGCGGCTGCTCCAGGTGCAGGCCGTCGACGCCGAGGCGCTGGCCGCCAAGGCGGACAAGAACCGCTACGACAGCGTGACCCTCGCCGCCGAACGCGGCGGGATCACCGACCGGTCCGGCGTCGCCCTCGCCATCTCCGTCGACGCCCACGACATCACCGCCGACCCGAAGATGTTCACGCCCGAGGAGAGCAAGGCCCCCGACGCGCCGGAGCAGGCCGCCGCCCTGCTGGCGCCGATCCTCGGCACCGACGCCGCCGGCATCACCGCCAAGCTGAAGAAGCCCGGCTCCCGGTACGCCGTCCTCGCCCGGCGCCAGACGCCCCAGGTGTGGAAGCAGATCAAGGACCTCAAGAGCGTGTACGCCGAGAAGGCGGCGGCCGACCGGCGCGCGGGCGGCACGGGCGCCAACGTGCTGGCCGGCGTCTTCCAGGAGCCCAGCAGCAAGCGGGTCTACCCCAACGGCACGCTGGCCGCCGGGATACTGGGCTACGTCAACGCCGAGGGCCGGGGCGGCGGCGGCATCGAGTCGCTGCTCGACACGACGCTGGCCGGTCAGGACGGCACCGTCACCTACGTCCAGTCCGGCGGCCGGCGCATCCCGACCGCCGGGTCCAAGGAGACGCCCGCCGTCCCCGGGTCGGACGTCGAACTGACCATCGACCGGGACATCCAGTGGGCCGCCCAGAAGGCCATCGAGGACCAGGTGGCCACGTCCCGGGCCGACCGCGGCTACGTGATCGTGCAGAACACCCGCACCGGCGAGGTCCTCGCCATGGCCAACTCGCCCGGCTTCGACCCCAACGACCTCGGCCAGGCCGACGCCACCGCCATGGGCAACGCGGCGCTCCAGGACGCCTACGAGCCCGGCTCCACCGCCAAGGTCATGTCGATGGCCGCGGTGCTGGAGGAGAAGAAGGCCACCCCCGGCACCCATGTCGTCGTCCCCAACCGGCTGCACCGCGGCGACCGGCTCTTCAAGGACGACATCGACCACCCCACCTGGTACCTCACGCTCAACGGCGTCCTCGCCAAGTCCAGCAACATCGGCACCATCCTCGCCACCGGGCAGCTCGGGAAGACCCAGCAGGAGGCCAACCGGGTACTCCACTCCTACCTGCGCAAGTTCGGACTGGGCAGCACCAGCGGGCTCGGCTACCCCGGCGAGACCGCCGGCATCCTGGCCCCGCCGGCGGACTGGTCGACCTCGCAGCAGTACACGATCCCCTTCGGCCAGGGCCTGTCCATCAACGCCATGCAGGCCGCCTCCGTCTACTCCACCATCGCCAACGGCGGCGTCCGCGTCGAGCCCACCCTGGTGCGCGGCACCAAGGGCCCCGACGGCCGTTTCACCGCCGCGCCCGCGCCCGAGAAGACCCGGGTGGTCAGCGAGAAGACCGCCGACACGCTGGCGACCATGCTCGAATCCGTCGTCGACGACCGGGAGGGCACCGGCACCAAGGCGCGCATCCCCGGCTACCGCGTCGCCGGCAAGACCGGCACGGCCAACCGGGTGGACCCCGAACTCGGCCGCTACAAGGGCTACACGGCGTCGTTCGCCGGGTTCGCCCCCGCCGACGACCCGGAGATCACCGTCTACTGCGCCATCCAGAACCCCACCAAGGGCAGCTACTTCGGCGGCCAGATCTGCGGACCCGTGTACCAGAAGGTCATGGAGTTCGCGCTGAAGACCCTGCAGATCGCGCCGACCGGCAAGGCACCCGCCCGGCTGCCCGTGACCTTCGACCCCGGCGAGTGA
- the rsmH gene encoding 16S rRNA (cytosine(1402)-N(4))-methyltransferase RsmH, producing MSQTRHVPVMLQRCLDLLAPALQRPGQSAGTGPVVVDCTLGLGGHSEALLTRFPEARLIALDRDTEALRLSAERLAPFGDRATLVHAVYDELPDVLDRLGVPRVDGVLFDLGVSSMQLDEADRGFAYAQDAPLDMRMDQTTGVSAAEVLNTYAPGELVRILRAYGEEKQAKRIVSAIVRERDREPFANSARLVELIRDALPQAAKRTGGNPAKRTFQALRIEVNGELTVLERAVPAAVAALGVGGRIAVLSYHSLEDRLVKQVFAAGAANTAPPGLPVVPEEYQPRLKLLTRGAELPTEEEVAENRRAAPARLRAAERIREDVA from the coding sequence ATGAGCCAGACCCGACACGTCCCGGTGATGCTCCAGCGGTGCCTGGACCTGTTGGCCCCCGCCCTCCAGCGGCCCGGCCAATCCGCCGGGACGGGCCCGGTCGTCGTGGACTGCACCCTCGGGCTCGGCGGACACAGCGAGGCCCTGCTGACCCGCTTCCCCGAGGCCCGGCTCATCGCCCTGGACCGCGACACGGAGGCCCTGCGGCTGTCCGCCGAGCGCCTGGCCCCCTTCGGCGACCGCGCCACCCTCGTGCACGCCGTCTACGACGAACTCCCCGACGTGCTCGACCGCCTCGGCGTGCCCCGGGTCGACGGTGTCCTCTTCGACCTCGGCGTCTCCTCCATGCAACTGGACGAGGCGGACCGGGGGTTCGCCTACGCCCAGGACGCCCCGCTGGACATGCGCATGGACCAGACGACGGGCGTCAGCGCGGCCGAGGTGCTCAACACCTACGCGCCCGGTGAACTGGTGCGCATCCTGCGGGCCTACGGCGAGGAGAAGCAGGCCAAGCGGATCGTCTCCGCCATCGTGCGCGAGCGCGACAGGGAGCCGTTCGCCAACAGCGCCCGGCTCGTCGAGCTGATCCGCGACGCGCTGCCCCAGGCCGCCAAGCGGACCGGCGGCAATCCGGCCAAGCGCACCTTCCAGGCGCTGCGGATCGAGGTCAACGGCGAGCTCACCGTCCTGGAGCGCGCCGTCCCCGCCGCGGTGGCCGCCCTCGGGGTCGGCGGGCGCATCGCCGTCCTGTCGTACCACTCGCTGGAGGACCGGCTGGTCAAGCAGGTGTTCGCGGCGGGCGCCGCGAACACCGCGCCGCCCGGGCTGCCGGTGGTCCCGGAGGAGTACCAGCCGCGGCTGAAGCTGCTCACCCGCGGCGCCGAACTCCCCACCGAGGAAGAGGTGGCCGAGAACCGCCGTGCCGCCCCCGCGCGTCTGAGGGCAGCGGAACGCATCCGCGAGGACGTGGCCTAG